The nucleotide sequence CCTGGAGGGCCCCGCAGTCTGCCCGACCACCATACGTCCCAGGCGCTCCTTGAGATCCCGGAGGTCCCGGCTGAGGCAGAGCACCGCCATCACTTCCGAGGCGGCCGTGATGTCGAAGCCCGTCTCCCGCACGACCCCGTCCCCCGCCCCTCCCAGGCCGACGACGACGTGCCGGAGCTGCCGCTCGTTCATGTCCATGACCCGGCGCCACGACACCCGTTTGGGGTCGAGGCCGAGCGCGTTGCCCTGGTGGATGTGGTTGTCGACGGCGGCGGCCAGGAGGTTGTGGGCGCTGGTCACCGCATGCATGTCGCCGGTGAAGTGGAGGTTGATGTCGACCATGGGAGCGACCTGGCTGAGCCCTCCCCCGGTCGCCCCTCCCTTGACCCCGAACGTCGGCCCCAGGGAGGGCTCCCGCAGGCACACGGCCACTCGCTTGCCCAGCCGGCCCAGCGCCTGCGTGAGGCCGATGGCGACGGTCGTCTTGCCCTCACCGGCCGGCGTGGCGGTGATGGCGGTGGTGTAGATGAGGCGTCCCCTGCGCTCTCGGGCCGCGCGGCGGACCGCCTCCATGCGGACCTTGGCCATGTACCGGCCGTACGGCTCGATGTCGTCCGCAGACAACCCTATCCGTTCGGCGACTTGCCAGATGGGAAGCAGCGACGCTCTTTGGTTGATCTCGGCGTCGTTCTCCATGTGCTGTGCCCCGCCCCCTGGTCGCGCCGCGACCGCTAGTTTGCCTCACCGGGGAGCCTTTCGAGACAGGGCATCCTACACCCTGTCGGTCGAGGAGGGGCGGGCGCCGCCCCGCGGGGCGGCGAGCCACGCGATCCAGATGCTCACCTCGTAGAGGATCACCAGGGGCACCGCCATCAGCAGCTGGGAGAAGACGTCGGGCCCGGGAGTGAGAGCCGCTGCCAGGGCGGCGATGCCCACGATCGCATAGCTCCGCCGCTGCGCAAGGCCGCGGTGGCTGACGACGCCCAGGCGCGCCAGGAAGAAGACCAGGAGCGGCAACTGGAAGACCAGCCCGAAGGGCACCACCATGGTGAGGATGAAGTTGGTGTAGCTGTTGATGGAGATCATGGGCTGCAGCCGATCCCGGGCGAAACCCAGCAAGAACCGCAACGCGGGCGGCACGACCCACCCGTACGCGAAGTAGGCCCCTCCGAAAAAGAGCCCGAGGGAGGCCGGGATGAAGAGGAACCGGCTCAGCCGCTTCCCCCACGGCCACCCCCTGGTCACCACCGCCCACACGCCGAACATCACGGCCGGGATCGCGATCGCCGCCCCGAGGGCCAGCGCCACCTTGATCCGCACCATGAACCCCTCGGCCGGCGCCAGCATCACCAGCCTGGCGAACTCCGGCTGCTTGCGCTCCATGTCGGCCACGACCGCCGGCGCCACGGCGAACGCGGCCGCCGATCCCACCGCGAACAGCAGCAGCCCTGCCGCCAGGTAGCGCCGCACCGATTCGAACCGGCGCACCCACGGCGAGCGCGCCAGCATCTCCGTCAGCTGTTCCCATGGTGAGGGCTCTGGTTGCGCCATACGTCACTCCGACCGTTCCACGAGATGGGGAAGCGGGCGCCGGGCCCGTTCGCCCCATGCCGCCGTCCAGATGGAGACTTCGTAGAGCAGGACGATGGGCCCCGCCATCAGTACCTGCGACACCGCGTCCACCGTCGGCGTCAACACCGCGGCCAGCACGAAGGCGAGGAACACCGCCCACCTTTGCATCCGGCGAAGCGGCGCCGGCCTGAGGATGCCCAACCGGGCCAGCAGGTAGGCCACTACGGGCATCTCGAAGACGATGCCGAACGGGAGCATCAGCCCGAACAGGAACGAGACCACCTTCGCCGCCGAAAGCGCCGGCATCACCCCCGGGCCGGACTGCCCGACGAGGAAACGCATCGCCACAGGGAACATCAACGCGCCCCCAAAGCCGAGCCCTGACGCGAACAGCGCGGCCGCCGCAGGAGCCAGGCGTACCGCGAGCGCCGTCTCGTGGGGGTAAAGAGCGGGCGCCACGAAGAGCCACACTTGAGCCATCAGCACCGGAGAGGCCAGCACCAGCCCGATGGAAAAGGCGACCCGCAGGTAGGTCACGAACGCCTCTGCCGGAGTGACCACGACCAGCTGGCCCCCCACGGCGCGCAAGTAGTCCATGAACGGGGGGACCAGGCGCCAACCGGCCACGAAGCCGCCCGCCACGGCCAGGAGGGAGAGGAAGACCCGGTAGCGGAGCTCCTCGAGGTGCTCGGTCAGGGTCATCTCCGCGCCGGGCTGCCGGCGCCGGGCTCGCCAGCCCGCCAGGCGCTCGGCCGAGGAGACCGCTTCGCCCTCAGCCGGCCTTTCCGCCACCGGACTCCCCCTGCCCCGAACTGCTCGGGGAAGCCTGGGCGGCAGCCTCGCCGCGCGCCGCCGTCGACTCCGGCGCCGGCCTGTCGTTGCCGGACCCGTCCGGCCGGGGCGGCGGGGTGGAACCGGAACCGGCCGGCCCGGTCACCGGGGGCAGGCTCGTTTCGCTGGTCGCACGCTTGAACTCGTTGATCGTCTTGCCCAGCGCCCGGCCCACCTCTGGAAGCTTGCCCGGGCCGAAGATGATCAGGGCCAGGAGCAGGATGACCAGGAGCTCCGCCGGCCCAATGTTGAACATACGCCTCTCGCCCGCCCTCAGGGCTCATGGCGGTGCGAAGGCTCGTGCAGGGTGAGCTCCCCGCGCAAGAGCCCCACCGCATGAGCAAGCTGATCCGCGATGGCCTCCAGGCTCTCGCCGGCGCCATCCGGGCTCCCGGGCAGGTTGATGACCAACGACCGCCCTCGGATACCGGCAACCCCCCGGGAGAGCATGGCCGCACGCGTCTTTTGCAGGCCGTACCACCGCACTGCCTCGGCGATGCCCGGCGCCATCCGGTCGAGCACGGCGGCGGTGGCCTCCGGCGTCACGTCCCGGGGTGCCATGCCGGTGCCCCCGGTCGTGAGCACCAGATCCGCCTGCCTCCGATCGCACGCCTCCACGATGGCTGCCGCGATGCGCTCCTTTTCGTCGGGCACCACGGCAGTCCATACCACCTCCGCTCCCACCTGCCCCGTGAGCAGCTCAACCAGACGGCGCCCGCTCGCGTCCTCGCGCCGGCCTGCCGCCACCCCGTCGCTCACGGTGATCACGGCCGCCCTCACCGGGTGCACCCGCTTACGCCCGCTCCCTCCACCGACTCCCCTGGGCCTGCGGCCGCCCGCCGGTGTCAGCTCTTGCGCTGGCCCAGCGCCACCACCATCTCGGCCAGAAGGCGCGTCGCCTCGGTGGCCGGCAGTTCCGCCAGGAGCCCCATCGCCCGGAGCACGTACCCCTGGGCCACCTCCTCAGTATATCGCAGGGCTCCGTTTTGACGGATCAGGTGAACGATGGCCGCCATGTCGTCCGGAGGAGGAGGTACCGCTCGCAGGCGAGAGAGGAGCTGGTCGCGGTAGCGGGGATGCTGCAGCATGTGAATGACCGGTAGGGTGAGCACGCCCTCCATCAGGTCGGAGCCCACCGGCTTGCCGAGCACCGGGGCTTCGCCGGTGAGGTCCAGCAGATCGTCGACCACCTGGAAGGCCATCCCGAGGAAGTACCCGAACTGGCCCATCGCCCGCACCTGCGCCGGGGTCGCTCCTCCGAGCAGGGCGCCGCTCTCGGCGCACGCCTGGAAGAAGCGGGCTGTCTTCTTCCCGATGCGCCGCAGGTACTCCTCTTCGGTCAGATCCAGGCGTCCCTTGGCCTCGTGCTGGGCGATCTCCCCCTCGCACATCTCGTAGATCATGTCCGACATGACCTTCAACACTCGGGGGTGACCCTGGTCGACGATGAGGCTCATGGCTCGGGCCAGCATGAAGTCGCCGGTCAGCACCGCCGGGTAGTTGCCCCAGACCGCGTTGACCGTCGGCCGCCCGCGCCGGGTATCGGCATGGTCGATGACGTCGTCGTGGACGAGGGTGGCCATGTGGATCATCTCTGCGGCGGCCGCGATCGGAATGACGTCCCGGTCGGCGGCCCCGAAGACGCGCCCGGACAAGAGGGTGACCAGCGGGCGGACGCGCTTGCCTCCCGCCTTGAGCAGGTGCAGCGAGGTGCGAGCTCCCAACCCCTCGGTCTCCGAGAGCACCTGCTCCAGCATGCGCTCGACCTGGCCGAGGGCGTCCCCGACGTAAGCGTGGATCTGCCGTGCTACGTCCACTCCCGGGCCTCCACTTCGGCTGGCGCAGTCCCAGCCCCGGGCGGCACCTCGCCCACGTGAATCGCTGCGATGCCGCCGAGCAGGTCGTAGTAGCGCACCCGCTCGAGCCCGGCGGACTGCATGATGGCTCGTAGTCGATCCTGGTCGGGGAACGGGGTCAGCGAGTGGGGGAGGTACCGGTAAGGATCCCGTCGCCCGATGAACCATTGCCCGATCTTGGGCACGATGCGGTAGAAATAGAAGTGGTAGAGGGCGGGCCACAGCCTCCCGCGGGGGTGGGAGAGCTCCAGGCAGACCACCCGCCCTCCTGGCCGGACGACCCTGCGCATCTCCTCGAAGCATCGCCGGAGGTCGACGACGTTACGGGCGGCGAAGGCCATAGTGGCCGCGCCGAACGCGCCAGAGGCGAACGGGAGTAGAAGCCCGTTGCCCGCGACCAGCGTCAGGCGCCGCCCGAGCTTGCGCCGGGCGTGCTCCATCATCTGCAGCGCGAAGTCCACCCCGACGACCTCTCCCCCGGGCCCCAGTTGGTCCAACAGCTCTTTGGCCAGATCGCCCGTCCCCGTGGCGAGGTCGAGCACCCGCGATCCGCGCGGGAGCCCTGTCACCGCCAGTCGCGCCGCCCGCCGCCTCCACAGCACGTCCTGCCCCAGGGAGAGAAGGCGGTTGAGCAGGTCGTAGCGTGGGGAGATGGCGTCGAACATCTCCCGCACGTAGCGTTCCCTCGCCGAGGGCTCCGTCGGCACCCCCAGCGCGTCCAGGCCGCTCGTGCCGGCACGCCCGTCGCGGCTCAGCCGGTCTTGCAGTCGCGGTTGCATCATTCACCCAGGTAATAGGCCAGCCGCTGCATCTCGAGGCTCACGTCGGCGTTGGCCAGATAGACTCCGGCCGGCACGACGAGCTTGGCCGGAGCGAAGTTGAGGATGGCCCGGATCCCTGCCTCCACGCACCGATCCGCCACCTGCTGAGCCGCGGCGGCGGGCACGGTCACGATCGCCATCTGCAGCCGCTCCTGCTTGGTGACCTCCGCAAGCGCATCGATGGGGTGGATCAACATCCCGTCCAGTTGTCGATGCACTTTGGAAGGATCGTTGTCGAAGAGCGCGACGATGTGGAGGTTGAAGTGGCTGTCTTCCGCGTAGCGCTGCTGGTTGTACCGGACGAGGGCATGGCCCAGGCTCCCGACGCCGATGAGGCCTATCCGGATCTCTCGATCGAGGTTGAGGATCTTCCGGAGCTCCTCGCGCAAGTAGCCGACCTCGTAGCCCACGCCCTGCTTGCCGAACTCCCCGAACCAGGCCAGATCCTTGCGCACCAGGGCCGGGCTGACCCCCGCCCGCTCCCCCAGCTCATGGGAGGACATGAGCTTGGTCTCGCCGCTCTGATGAGCTTCCTCGAGGACCCTCAGGTACAGCGGCAGGCGGCGCACGACCGCGTCGGAGATCTTCTTCCAACGCATCATCACCACGCGCGCTCGCACCCCCCGTCCAAGCAAGGCATCCGGCTCCGAAGCAGGAAAAGCTGACACGCCCCCGCATGCGGGCTCATTATACCTTGGCCGGTACCACCCAATCAATGCGGCCACGACGGGCCTTGCCGCTATTTGTGATATGGCGCACCGCGGGCCAGGGTGGCCGCTCTGTAAATCTGTTCCACGAGGACGAGCCGCGCGATGTCGTGGGCCATGGTGAGCGGCGACAGGGACAACCGTTCGTCACACTCCTGCAAGAGCGACTCGCCGAGCCCCCACGCGCCGCCCACGAAGAACACGACGGGTACCCGGTCCAGGAGGCGCCCAAGCCAGCCGGCGAACGCCTCGCTCGTGAATGCCCGCCCCCCGGCGTCCAGCGCGACCCGCAAGGCGCCGGGCGGAAGGGACGACCGCAGCATCCGGCGGCTCTCTTCCTCCGCTACCGCCCGGGGATCGGTACGCCCACCCGCCCCTTCCCGCACCTCGACCACCCGCACCTGCCAGCCGTACCCCGCCGTACGCCGCAGGTACTCCCGGACGGCATCCCGGAGCCCCGGGTGCTTGATCCGGCCTGCCGCCACCAGCCATATCCCGGCCATCGGGCTGCCCCGGTCGCCCTCATGCCCCCATGCGGGCGACGAGCTGGCGGACCTCCCGTTCCATACCGTCGACGAGCCCGGCGTCAGGCGCCTCCAGGTACAGCCGCATGAGCGGCTCCGTGCCCGAGGCCCGCAGCAGCCACCAGGCACCGCTCTCCAGGATCACCTTGACCCCGTCCATCACCACGACCTTGTCGACCCGCTGGCCCGCCCACCGATCGGGTGGCTGGGAAGCGAGATGGTCGAGGATGCGCCGCTTCACTTCGTCGGAGGCGATGGGCATGTCGACGCGGCGGCCCGTCGCAGGCCCCACCCGCTCGTGGATGGCGGCGAGGCGCCGTCGCAGGCTGATGCCCCCTTCGGCCCAGATGCGGGTGACCAGCAGCACCGCCAGGATCCCGTCCTTCTCCGGGATGTGACCCGCGATGCTCATGCCTCCGCTCTCCTCGCCGCCGAGGGTGACGTTTTCCCGGCGCATCCACGCCCCGACGTGCTTGAACCCCACGGGGGTCTCCCGCGCCGTCACGCCGAACTGCGCGGCCAGCCGGTCGAGCACGTGGGTCGTGGCCACGGTCCGCACGATGCTGCCCCGCATCTGCCGGACCCCCAGCAGGTAGTCGGCGACGATCGCCAGGACCTCGTTGGGAGTCAAGTACGTGCCGTCCTCGTCGACGACGCCGAAGCGATCGGCGTCGCCGTCCGTGGCGAGCCCGAGAGCGCCCTGGCGGGAACGCACCGCCCGGATCAGCTCCTGCAGGTGCTGTGCGGTGGGTTCAGGGGCGCCTCCGCCGAACAGCGGGTCCCGGCGGTCGTGGAGCCGGTGCACTCGGACCCCCAGGTTTTCCAGGGCTTCGGCGACGTAATGGCGCCCGGTTCCATACATGGCGTCGTAGACGACCTCGACGCCCCTCGAGAGCGGCGCCGTGCCGACCACGCTCATGAGGTGCTCCACGTAGTCGATCCGCGGGTCCACGGTGTCGACCAGCCCCTGGCGCCGGCCCTGCTCCAGGTCCAGGGTGCGGACCACCATGTTGCCCGACGCCTCCGCCCGCTGCACGCGGACGATCTGCTCTTCGATGGCGGCCGTGACGTCCGACTGGGCCGGCCCCCCGTACTCGGGGATGAACTTCAGCCCCAGGTACTGCGGCGGGTTGTGGCTGGCCGTCAGCATGATGGCCCCGGCGGCCCTGCGGTGCAAGACGGCGTGGGCCAGCACCGGCGTCGGCACGTCGGAGGCCGTGAGGCCCACGGCGAGGCTGTTGCCCGCCAGTACCCGGCTCACCTCCTGAGCGAAGTGCTCGGCGGCAAAGCGCGTGTCGTAGCCTACCAGGACCTCCCGCCGCCCCAGGCCGGCCTCCCCCAGGTAGTTGGCGATCGCCTGCGTCACCAGGCGCACGTTGTGATACGTGAACTGGTCCGCAATGACGGCACGCCACCCGTCTGTGCCGAACCGAATCGTCACCGACGGCACCTCCATGTCCTCCAGCATCCTCCACCCGGGCTCGAACGTTCCGGCCCATCAATTCCACCGGAGCCAGATTGTCCCTTTGCCGTCGAGGGGCCGGCGAGGGAGGGCGGGCGCGCGAAAAGGGCGGCGGCCTTCCCTCCCGGGAAGGTCGCCGCCGTCCAAACCCGCCCGGCTCTCGCGCCGGGTCATCTCTCAGGCCAGCGAGTACACCCTGGACGGCTCGGCCCGCTGGGTCCCACAGCTCTCCCGGACGACGAGCGAGGGGGTGATGGCGAGCTGCACCGCCTGGCGCCCGCGATCCTTCAGCAGGTCGAGCAGCATCAACGCGGCCATCCGGCCCATCTGCTCCCGGTTGACCGTCACCGCCGTCAGGCCCATCGCCTGCTCGCCGGCAGAACCGTGCCCCCACACCACCAGGGCGAGGTCCTGAGGCACCGAGATGGAGGATTCCTTCAGGGCGTGGAGCACGCCAGGCACCAGTGCCTCGTGGGCCACGTACAGCGCCGTGACCGGCAGCCCTTCGCCGGGCGTCCACCGGCCGGCCCGTTCGGCGAGCCCCAGCACCTGCCGGGCTGCACGGTAGCCGGCTGCATGGGCCGTGCCGTTACGGAGTTCGGAGACGTCGACCCGGGCAACCCGGGAGCTATCGGCCGCGACCCCGGCTCCGGCCAGGGCTCGCTCGAAGCCTGCACGCACCTGGTCGCCCCAGCGCCCGCCCGGCACGATCGCCCCGATGCGGCGGTGCCCTGCGGCCAGCAGGCGCTCGGTCGCCTGTGCCGACGGCGTCAACCAGTCGATGGTGACCGCGCTGAACTGGACGCCCTCCGGCACCTCGTCTCCGAGCACGACGACGGGCAGGGAGTCGCCGGCCAGCTCCTTGAGCCACGAGGCTCCGTTGAGGTCGCCCCCGACGATGAGCCCGTCCACCTGACGCTGGGTCACGGTGCTGGGAGGATCCCACTGCGCGGCCTGGGCGTCCATCACGTTGAGCACCAGGTGCATCTGCTCCCGGCGGAGCACAGCCTCGATACCCTGGATCAGGCCCAAGCCGTAGCCCGGCATGGAAGAGGGCAGGGCGAGCAGGAGGCCGACCTGGCCGGTCCTGCGGGTGGCGAGCGCCCGGGCGACCGCGTTGGGATGGTAGTTCATCTTCTTGACGGCTTTGATGACTCGCTCGCGAACGTGGGGCCGTACACACGACTTCCCGTTGATGACCCTGGAAACGGTGGCCTTCGAAACCCCTGCGAGCTGGGCCACCTCGTCCAGGGTGACTCGCCCGCTGCTGGCTCCTGTCTCGCTGCGCTTGCGTCGCGGCATCCTCTCTTCAGCTCCTTATCCTTCCCCGTGCCGCCAGGCCGGCGTGCCGGCCCGGCTCCTCTTTCTGGTCGATCCGTCGATGGCCCCAGGCAAACGGTTTGTCGTGAACGCCTGCCTGGAAGCCCGGCGCGTCCCGCCGGGTCGCTTTTCGTCCCGCATCCCCCAAAGAAAACAGGCTCTGGCCCCTCCCTGCTCGCCGGCCAGTCACCTGATGTAGTCGTAACCCGTCTGTGTTACGAGATTGTTACCGATCGCGGAAGTTTCGTCAAGGGTCGTGCGTCCTCTCCTTGCGGCGCGGGGAGCGCTTTCGAGCGCGCAACTGTTGCAGCTCCCGCCAGTCTTGCTCGTCCAGCCACTCGACCCCCGCGCGGCTTTCCAGGTGATGCCGGAGCTCATGGGCCAGGGTGCGGACGACCTCCTCTTCGATCTCTTCGGGGGATGCACTACCAAGGATGGCCAGGAACGACCCGTAGTATAGGACCACGTGCCGCCCCAGCACGGGATCTTCCACGTACTCGCCCAGGACGTACACGTCGGGCGGGTCGTTGGGGTACCGGCGGCGATCCTCGACCACGAGGACCCCGGCGTCGAGCTGCTCCAGCACCTCGTCGGGAAAGCGGTCCAGCACGCGCGCGACGATGGCCCGGAAGGTACGGAGCGAAACTGCTTGCGTGGTGAACCACCTGCCCTTTCGAACGACCCACCTTCCATGATACAAGGATCGGGAAGGGCGTCCCGGTCCCCGAGGGAGCCGTCTTCGACCCGCCGCCTTGCGACAGGGAGCGCCCGAGCGGCTACGAAAGGATAAGAGGTGGCGGGAGAGGGGCAACCGGCGCATGCTGCTGGCCGTCGACGTAGGCAACACGACCACGGGCGTTGCCGTATACGAGGGCGAGCGCCTGGTCCACCACTGGTGGTTGACCACCTTTCGCGAGCGCACGGCGGACGAGCTGGCGCTCACCCTTTCGGGGCTGATGCACCTGGATGGCGCTTCTCCGGCCCGTCTGACCGGAGCGGCCATCAGCTCGGTGGTGCCGTCCCAAACCGAGCCCTGGAGGGCGGCGTGCCGCAGGTTCTTCGGGATCGAGCCGCTGGTGATCGGCCCCGAGACGCCCGCGGGGGTGAAGATCGGCTACCGGTTCCCGGAGGAGCTGGGGGCCGACCGCATCGTCAATGCCGCGGCGGCCGTCCACCTGTACGGCGCACCCGTGGTGGTGGTGGATTTTGGTACGGCCACCACCTTTGACGTCGTGGACGCGCGGGGAGAGTATGTCGGGGGCGCCATCGCCCCGGGAGTCGGCATTTCGGCGGAGGCGCTGTTCGAGAGGGCGGCGCGACTGCCCCGCGTCGAGCTCTCCCGGCCCCCGTCGGTGATCGGGCGCACGACCGCCGAAAGCATCCAGTCGGGGATCGTCTTCGGGTTTGCGGGCCAGGTGGACGGCATCGTGCGGCGGATCCTGAAGAGCGTGGGCGGCAAGGCCCGAGTGGTGGCGACCGGCGGGCTGGCTTCCCTGATCGCCCCGGAGTGCGAGACCGTCGAGGAGACCAATCCACTGCTGACGCTGGAAGGACTGCGTTTGATCTTTGCCAGACACCAAGCGTCCCGCCCGTCGTGATCTCCGCAACCATCACGGGCCCGCCAAAGAGGAGCGGGGCCACGGCCCGCACCTGGTGCGTAACCTCTTGGTCGGGGCAAGCGTCACGGTGCTCACGTTGGGCCTCTTGCTCAAAGCCACGTGGGCGCCCGACAGCTGGAGGCTGCTCACCACCATCCGCCTCGACGCGGTCGGGGCGGCCCTCGGGCTCATAGCCGTCACGTGGGCCATCGGCGGCCTTCGCGCGTGGCTCATGACCCGTTCGCTGGGGTACCCCATCCCATACTCGGCGGCGCTCCGGGCCACGCTGGTGGGCGCGATGGTCTCCGGCCTCACGCCTTTCACGGGCGGCGGAGGTGCAGCGGAGGCGCTGGTGCTGTCGCAAGCCGGCATCCCGTACGCCAAGGCACTGGCCACCGTCAACGCCGCCGGGGTGCTCAACCAAAGCGTGCTCCTCGTCGCTTCCCTCGCCCTGGCGTTCAGCCCTGTGCCCCTTCCCGGCTTGCCTGTGGTGCGGGCCATCCTGCGCTGGATCCTGGTGGTCTACGCCCTTGGCTTGCTGGGCGTGGTGGCGGCGTTGCTGCAGCTCGATTGGCTGGCCGGGCCCGTGGAGCGTCTCTTGGGGCGGCTCGAGCGTGTCATGCCGGCGTGGGCGGCGCGCCTGCGGGCGGCCCGCACGCGCAGCCGCCACTTCCTGCTCTCGACGGCCGACGCGTTCCGCACGGTGGTGGCCGGGCGCCCGGCGGTCATGGCCGTGGTGGGAGCAGGGTTCCTCGTTTACTACCTTCTGATCTTCCTCGTGGCTCCCATCCTGGCCAACAACCTGGGAGGCCGCATTCACGCCGGCGTGCTGGTCGCCGCCCAATTCCCCCTTTTCCTGGTCGGAGGGGTCCTGCCCACCCCGGGAGCCTCGGGCGGGATCGAGGCCGGCATGGCGGCCATCGCGGCGCCTTACTTGCCCCGGGCGGCGGTGGGCATCTTCGTCTCGGTGTGGCGCCTCCTGACGTTCTATCCCTCGCTGATGGCCGGAGCCGTCGCCGCGGCGGTAAGCGTCCACCGCTCGGCCGTCGCCGCCGTTCCCGAAGCGGTATCCTCCGAAGAGCCGCCGGGCGGGCCCGCGAGGACAGGGGCATCGTCGCTGCGCGAGCCCGTCTGATCCCGTTGCGAACCCGTCCGAGTCCCCTCCTGCAGTCCGCATAGAAACGGCGCCGCCGGCTCACCGTAGCCAAAGGGCTCCCGGAGAGAAGGGACGAGACCTTGAAGATGCGCAGGGGGGCAGGCGCGCACGCGCTGGGAGGGCTCGTGCTGGCCACGGCCATCCTGGCGGGGTGGAGCCGGCCCGCCTGGCCCGCGCCGGCCGCAGCCCGCTTCGAGGGCCGCCCTCTGGCCGGCAGGGCCGTGGTGGTGGACCCCGGCCACGGCGGCATCGACAGCGGCTGCGTGGCCGGGGGCTTCTACGAAAAAGACGTGGTGCTTCCGATAGGCCTGCAACTCGCCCGCCTGCTGCGGGCCGCCGGAGCGCGCGCCGGCCTCACCAGAATCCAGGACATGGAGCTCGGACACATGCGAACCGGCCCCGGTTCGCGCTATCGCCGGGATCTCGCCACCCGGGTGGCCGTCTCCAGGCGACTCGGGCCGGACGCTTACGTCAGCTTGCACGCCAACTCCTCCAGGGATGCGGGGATGAGCGGCGTCATGACCTTTTACGCACCCAACCGCCCCGAGGGCCGGGTGCTGGCCCTCCGGCTGCTGGAAGCGCTTCGGCCGGTGATGCCCGGTAACCAAAACGCCGCGCTCCCGGGCGACCTGTACGTCCTGCGCACCAACCCCTTCCCCGCCGTACTGGTGGAGCTCGGCTTCCTTACTCACCCCAGGGACCGGGCCGTCCTCACCAGCCTCGAAGGGCAAGAGAGGCTGGCCGATGCGCTCTTCTCCGGCGTCACCTCGTACCTGACGGGGCCGGACGGTGGAGGTATCGACGATCCACCCGAGCTCCGGGAGCAACCCCTGCCGTCCCGGCTGTTGCCGCGCTCCGGCTCGCCCTCCGGTACCCTGGCGCAACCCTCCGCCCTCCGGCTGCTCCCGGCCCCTCCCGAGGCGGGCCCGGATCCGGTACCCGCCGTCCGCACCAGCGTGGACCCCGCCTTCTGCCCGCATCACGAGGATTCCTGAGCGGTCCTGTTCGAACTCCTCGACGCTGCAGGCATCACGTGGCCGGTGGGACGGCCCGGGGACGGTGTCGAGGACATGCTCTGGCTGGGCACGTGCGGATGGTCACTGAGCCAGGCGAAGTATTTCCGGCAGTTCAACGCCATCGAGATCCAGCAGACGTTCTACGAGCCTCCTCGCCTCGAGACGGCGCTGCGGTGGAAACGCTCGGCGCCCGAGCACTTCGCGTTCGCCGTCAAAGCGTGGCAGCTCGTCACCCATCCGGCGTCGAGCCCCACCTACCGGCGGCTGCGCACGCCGCTCGATGAGCAGGAGAGGGCCGCGTGCGGCTTCTTCCGAGACGCGCCCGTGGTCGAGGAGGCCATGCGGCGCACCCTCGAGGTGGCCGATGCCCTCGGGGCGCGGGTCGTGCTCTTCCAGACTCCGGCCTCGTTCGCTCCCGAGCCTGCCAATGTCGCCGCCCTTCGCGCCTTCTTCACCCGCTACCGCAGGGAGGGGTCCGTCTTCGTGTGGGAACCCCGTGGCCCGTGGCCGGACGACCTGGTGCGGTCGCTGTGCGAGGAGTTGGGGCTCGTGCATGGCACCGACCCCTTCCGCAGGCCCTCCCTCACCCCCGGAGTGATCTACTACCGGCTGCACGGCGTCGGAGGGTACGGCCACCGGTACACCGACGCCGAGATCCAGGAGCTGGCGTGGCGAGTATCCCAGCACCTGGAAAGCCAGGAGGATATCTGGTGTTTC is from Limnochorda sp. L945t and encodes:
- a CDS encoding lysylphosphatidylglycerol synthase transmembrane domain-containing protein, which gives rise to MPDTKRPARRDLRNHHGPAKEERGHGPHLVRNLLVGASVTVLTLGLLLKATWAPDSWRLLTTIRLDAVGAALGLIAVTWAIGGLRAWLMTRSLGYPIPYSAALRATLVGAMVSGLTPFTGGGGAAEALVLSQAGIPYAKALATVNAAGVLNQSVLLVASLALAFSPVPLPGLPVVRAILRWILVVYALGLLGVVAALLQLDWLAGPVERLLGRLERVMPAWAARLRAARTRSRHFLLSTADAFRTVVAGRPAVMAVVGAGFLVYYLLIFLVAPILANNLGGRIHAGVLVAAQFPLFLVGGVLPTPGASGGIEAGMAAIAAPYLPRAAVGIFVSVWRLLTFYPSLMAGAVAAAVSVHRSAVAAVPEAVSSEEPPGGPARTGASSLREPV
- a CDS encoding metallopeptidase family protein, with protein sequence MYHGRWVVRKGRWFTTQAVSLRTFRAIVARVLDRFPDEVLEQLDAGVLVVEDRRRYPNDPPDVYVLGEYVEDPVLGRHVVLYYGSFLAILGSASPEEIEEEVVRTLAHELRHHLESRAGVEWLDEQDWRELQQLRARKRSPRRKERTHDP
- a CDS encoding N-acetylmuramoyl-L-alanine amidase family protein → MRRGAGAHALGGLVLATAILAGWSRPAWPAPAAARFEGRPLAGRAVVVDPGHGGIDSGCVAGGFYEKDVVLPIGLQLARLLRAAGARAGLTRIQDMELGHMRTGPGSRYRRDLATRVAVSRRLGPDAYVSLHANSSRDAGMSGVMTFYAPNRPEGRVLALRLLEALRPVMPGNQNAALPGDLYVLRTNPFPAVLVELGFLTHPRDRAVLTSLEGQERLADALFSGVTSYLTGPDGGGIDDPPELREQPLPSRLLPRSGSPSGTLAQPSALRLLPAPPEAGPDPVPAVRTSVDPAFCPHHEDS
- a CDS encoding LacI family DNA-binding transcriptional regulator encodes the protein MPRRKRSETGASSGRVTLDEVAQLAGVSKATVSRVINGKSCVRPHVRERVIKAVKKMNYHPNAVARALATRRTGQVGLLLALPSSMPGYGLGLIQGIEAVLRREQMHLVLNVMDAQAAQWDPPSTVTQRQVDGLIVGGDLNGASWLKELAGDSLPVVVLGDEVPEGVQFSAVTIDWLTPSAQATERLLAAGHRRIGAIVPGGRWGDQVRAGFERALAGAGVAADSSRVARVDVSELRNGTAHAAGYRAARQVLGLAERAGRWTPGEGLPVTALYVAHEALVPGVLHALKESSISVPQDLALVVWGHGSAGEQAMGLTAVTVNREQMGRMAALMLLDLLKDRGRQAVQLAITPSLVVRESCGTQRAEPSRVYSLA
- a CDS encoding phosphoglucomutase/phosphomannomutase family protein; this encodes MEVPSVTIRFGTDGWRAVIADQFTYHNVRLVTQAIANYLGEAGLGRREVLVGYDTRFAAEHFAQEVSRVLAGNSLAVGLTASDVPTPVLAHAVLHRRAAGAIMLTASHNPPQYLGLKFIPEYGGPAQSDVTAAIEEQIVRVQRAEASGNMVVRTLDLEQGRRQGLVDTVDPRIDYVEHLMSVVGTAPLSRGVEVVYDAMYGTGRHYVAEALENLGVRVHRLHDRRDPLFGGGAPEPTAQHLQELIRAVRSRQGALGLATDGDADRFGVVDEDGTYLTPNEVLAIVADYLLGVRQMRGSIVRTVATTHVLDRLAAQFGVTARETPVGFKHVGAWMRRENVTLGGEESGGMSIAGHIPEKDGILAVLLVTRIWAEGGISLRRRLAAIHERVGPATGRRVDMPIASDEVKRRILDHLASQPPDRWAGQRVDKVVVMDGVKVILESGAWWLLRASGTEPLMRLYLEAPDAGLVDGMEREVRQLVARMGA
- a CDS encoding type III pantothenate kinase; its protein translation is MLLAVDVGNTTTGVAVYEGERLVHHWWLTTFRERTADELALTLSGLMHLDGASPARLTGAAISSVVPSQTEPWRAACRRFFGIEPLVIGPETPAGVKIGYRFPEELGADRIVNAAAAVHLYGAPVVVVDFGTATTFDVVDARGEYVGGAIAPGVGISAEALFERAARLPRVELSRPPSVIGRTTAESIQSGIVFGFAGQVDGIVRRILKSVGGKARVVATGGLASLIAPECETVEETNPLLTLEGLRLIFARHQASRPS